One part of the Ochotona princeps isolate mOchPri1 chromosome 3, mOchPri1.hap1, whole genome shotgun sequence genome encodes these proteins:
- the LOC101527477 gene encoding keratin-associated protein 6-3-like — translation MRTYKRTPASSIVQTQVTYTPPPPAPPFKDNLNTNTMCGYYGNYYGGRGYGCCGYGGLGYGYGGHGCGYGCCGYGGLGYGYGGLGYGYGGLGCGYGSYYGCGIRRLGCGYGSGYGYGSRSLCGCGYGYGSGYGSGFGYYY, via the exons ATGAGGACCTATAAAAGGACTCCTGCAAGCAGCATTGTGCAGACTCAAGTCACctacactcctcctcctcctgctcctccattCAAGGACAACCTCAACACCAACACCATGTGTGGCTACTACGGAAACTACTATGGCGGCCGTGGCTATGGATGCTGTGGCTATGGAGGCCTGGGCTATGGCTATGGAGGCCATGGCT GTGGCTATGGATGCTGTGGCTATGGAGGCCTGGGCTATGGCTATGGAGGCCTGGGCTATGGCTAtggaggcctgggctgtggcTATGGCTCCTACTATGGCTGTGGCATCCGCAGACTGGGCTGTGGCTATGGCTCTGGCTATGGCTATGGCTCACGCTCCCTCTGTGGCTGTGGCTATGGCTATGGCTCTGGCtatggctctggctttggctacTACTACTGA